In the Drosophila biarmipes strain raj3 chromosome X, RU_DBia_V1.1, whole genome shotgun sequence genome, one interval contains:
- the LOC108023616 gene encoding vacuolar protein sorting-associated protein 18 homolog: MAQGLPNQPKFLPRIERNASGAGNSYVATASGNPFETDEDEEIFSRHKMVLRVPSNCTGDLMHLAVSRNWLFCLLGTPERTTLLRFFLPRAIPPGEAALEKYLSGSGYKITKMFLDPTGHHLIIALVPKSATAGVSPDFLYVHCLESPQAQQLKVRRIERFKDHEITAVAFNPYHGNESTTGSILLGTSRGLIFETELNPAADGHVQRKQLYDLGLGRPKYPITGLKLLRVPNSSRFIIVVTSPECIYTFQETLKAEERSLQAIFAGYVSGVQEPHCEERKTDLSYSQLRFFAPPNSKYPKQWAWLCGEGIRVGELSIEANSATTVIGSTLINLDFEKSMHLSYEERRLNIPKTFVLTEYHAVLLYADHIRAICLLNQEQVYQETFDEARVGKLLSIERDELTGSIYVYTVKSVFNLRVTREERNVWRIYLDKGQYELATAHAAEDPENLQLVLGQRADAAFADGSYQVAADYYAETDKSFEEVCLKFMVLPDKRPIINYVKKRLSRLTTRPVETETVDEEEADSIKALVIWLIDLYLIQINMPDQDEEWRKAWQTEYDEFMMEAPVLACTRQNRDSVQQLIAEHADPHNMAQFAIAIGDYEEVVGQQLKASRYAEALQTLINQRNPELFYKYAPELMVKLPKPTVDALMTQGSRLDVTKLVPTLILMETQEQREQTQRYLEFAIYKLNNTDDAIHNFLLHLYAEHEPKLLMKYLEIQGRDESLVHYDIHYALKVCTDLDVKEARVFLECMLRKWLSAVELALTFDMKLAKETASRPSDSELRRKLWLRIAYHDIKGTNDVKKALNLLKECDLLRIEDLLPFFPDFEKIDNFKEPICDALREYNKRIQELQREMAETQEQSERITAELEQVREYSITMTAEDTCGVCEMMLMVKPFFFFICGHKFHSDCLEKQVVPMLSKEQLRRLTSLRQQLETEVEPPAQAQSIAMSNQQAKEWQRKIATIKTEIEDILAADCLFCGLLIDTIDQPFVDDWEQVNVEWE, encoded by the exons ATGGCCCAGGGATTGCCCAACCAGCCGAAGTTCCTGCCCCGCATCGAGCGCAATGCCTCGGGCGCCGGCAACTCGTACGTGGCCACTGCCTCCGGAAATCCCTTCGAGacggacgaggacgaggagatCTTCAGCAGGCACAAGATGGTCCTGCGGGTGCCCAGCAACTGCACTGGCGACCTGATGCACCTGGCCGTCTCCCGCAACTGGCTCTTCTGCCTGCTTGGCACGCCAGAGCGGACCACTCTGCTGCGCTTCTTTTTGCCCCGCGCAATCCCACCCGGCG AGGCCGCCCTGGAGAAGTACCTGTCTGGCTCGGGCTACAAGATAACCAAGATGTTCCTGGACCCCACCGGCCATCACCTCATCATCGCGTTGGTGCCAAAGTCCGCTACCGCCGGCGTCTCACCGGATTTCCTCTACGTTCACTGCCTCGAGTCGCCCCAGGCGCAGCAGCTTAAGGTGCGGCGCATAGAGAGGTTCAAGGACCACGAGATCACGGCCGTCGCCTTCAATCCGTACCACGGCAACGAGTCCACCACGGGCTCCATTCTGCTCGGCACCAGTCGTGGTCTCATCTTTGAGACCGAGCTGAATCCCGCCGCCGACGGCCACGTCCAGCGCAAGCAGCTCTACGACCTGGGCCTGGGCCGTCCTAAATACCCCATTACGGGCCTCAAGCTGCTGCGGGTCCCCAACAGCAGTCGGTTTATTATCGTGGTCACCAGTCCCGAGTGCATTTACACATTCCAGGAGACGCTGAAGGCTGAGGAACGCTCTCTGCAGGCCATATTCGCCGGCTATGTGAGCGGTGTGCAAGAGCCGCACTGTGAGGAGCGTAAGACCGACCTGAGCTACTCGCAGCTCCGTTTCTTCGCCCCGCCCAACAGCAAGTATCCAAagcagtgggcgtggctgtgTGGAGAGGGCATCCGCGTGGGGGAG CTCTCCATCGAGGCTAACAGCGCCACCACCGTGATAGGAAGCACTCTGATAAATCTGGACTTCGAGAAATCCATGCACCTGTCGTACGAAGAGCGGCGACTCAACATTCCCAAAACCTTCGTACTGACCGAGTACCATGCCGTGCTGCTGTACGCTGACCACATACGGGCCATCTGCCTGCTGAACCAGGAGCAGGTCTACCAGGAAACATTCGACGAGGCTCGGGTGGGCAAGCTGCTGAGCATCGAACGCGACGAACTCACCGGCTCCATATACGTGTACACCGTGAAGAGCGTGTTCAATTTGAGGGTTACGCGCGAGGAGCGAAACGTTTGGCGCATCTACCTCGACAAGGGCCAATACGAACTAGCCACCGCGCACGCAGCCGAGGATCCCGAGAACTTGCAGCTCGTGCTTGGCCAGCGGGCGGACGCCGCCTTCGCGGACGGATCCTATCAAGTGGCGGCCGACTATTACGCGGAGACGGACAAGTCCTTCGAGGAGGTGTGCTTGAAGTTCATGGTGCTGCCGGACAAACGACCCATCATCAACTACGTCAAAAAGCGCCTCAGCCGACTGACCACCAGGCCGGTGGAAACAGAGACGGTCGACGAGGAGGAAGCGGACAGCATCAAGGCCCTGGTCATCTGGCTCATTGACCTCTACCTCATTCAAATCAACATGCCCGACCAGGACGAAGAGTGGCGCAAGGCGTGGCAGACGGAGTACGACGAGTTCATGATGGAGGCTCCAGTCCTGGCGTGTACGCGGCAAAATCGCGACTCTGTCCAGCAGCTGATTGCCGAGCATGCGGATCCCCACAATATGGCCCAgttcgccatcgccatcggcGACTACGAAGAAGTGGTGGGGCAGCAGCTGAAAGCCTCGCGCTATGCCGAGGCACTGCAAACGTTGATCAATCAACGGAATCCAGAACTCTTCTACAAGTACGCGCCGGAACTGATGGTGAAGCTACCGAAGCCCACGGTAGACGCCCTAATGACCCAAGGCTCCCGACTGGACGTGACGAAGCTGGTGCCCACGCTCATCCTCATGGAAACACAAGAACAGCGGGAGCAGACACAGCGTTATCTTGAGTTTGCCATCTACAAGCTGAACAACACGGATGACGCCATTCACAACTTCCTGCTTCACTTGTACGCGGAGCACGAGCCTAAGCTGCTGATGAAGTACCTCGAGATCCAGGGGCGCGACGAGAGCCTCGTGCACTACGACATCCACTACGCGCTCAAGGTGTGCACCGACCTGGACGTGAAGGAGGCGCGGGTGTTCCTCGAGTGCATGCTACGCAAATGGTTATCAGCGGTCGAACTGGCCCTTACGTTTGACATGAAGCTGGCCAAGGAGACAGCCTCGAGGCCGTCGGACAGCGAGTTGCGCCGCAAGCTCTGGCTTCGCATAG CTTATCACGACATAAAGGGAACCAACGACGTCAAGAAGGCACTAAATCTCCTCAAGGAGTGCGATCTTCTGCGCATCGAGGACCTGCTGCCCTTCTTCCCCGACTTTGAGAAGATTGACAACTTCAAGGAGCCTATCTGCGATGCTTTGCGG GAATACAATAAGCGCATTCAGGAGCTGCAGCGCGAAATGGCTGAGACGCAGGAGCAGTCCGAACGCATCACCGCCGAGTTGGAGCAAGTGCGGGAGTACAGCATCACCATGACTGCAGAGGACACTTGCGGTGTCTGTGAGATGATGCTGATGGTGAAGcccttctttttctttatctgCGGTCACAAGTTCCACAGCGACTGCCTGGAGAAGCAGGTGGTCCCCATGCTCAGCAAGGAGCAGCTGCGGCGCCTCACCAGCCTGAGGCAGCAATTGGAGACCGAGGTGGAGCCGCCGGCGCAAGCGCAGTCGATTGCCATGAGCAATCAGCAGGCGAAGGAGTGGCAGCGAAAGATAGCGACCATTAAAACCGAAATCGAGGACATCCTGGCGGCTGACTGCCTCTTCTGCGGCCTGCTTATCGACACCATCGACCAGCCATTCGTCGACGACTGGGAGCAGGTGAACGTCGAGTGGGAGTAG
- the LOC108023617 gene encoding protein C19orf12 homolog, translating into MPIDTRELMEAIAIVADDRNVRVAVKQSGKGAAICAACSFAGGMLLGPVGLAVGGAAGGVAAYKMTSGSFRPLGEVILNDLTDRQREQLVQHVSKAVAEIHPTDVVMLLPLIVQNASIQQAVLNTVMSFVTNELRMQIVD; encoded by the exons ATGCCCATTGATACGCGCGAACTGATGGAGGCGATAGCCATCGTGGCGGACGATCGCAACGTCCGCGTTGCCGTGAAGCAGTCCGGCAAGGGAGCGGCCATCTGCGCCGCCTGCTCCTTCGCGGGCGGCATGCTACTGGGCCCCGTGGGACTGGCGGTGGGCGGGGCCGCTGGCGGCGTAGCCGCATACAAGATGACCAGCG GTTCATTTCGACCGCTGGGCGAAGTCATCCTGAACGACCTGACCGACAGGCAGCGCGAGCAGCTGGTGCAGCACGTTTCCAAGGCCGTGGCCGAGATACACCCCACGGACGTGGTGATGCTCCTGCCACTGATCGTTCAGAACGCCTCCATCCAGCAGGCTGTGCTCAACACGGTCATGTCCTTTGTGACCAACGAACTGCGCATGCAAATTGTCGACTGA